ATGAAAATATTTGGTGTAATGAGCATATAGCGTTTGGCCATCGACGGTTAGCCGTTATCGATTTAATCGGTGGCAAGCAACCAATGACTAAAATTCATGAAGGTTCAAATTATGTCATTACATACAATGGCGAACTTTATAATACAGAAGAATTACGAAAGGAGCTTCAAAATCGAGGATACACGTTTACTACACATTCAGATACGGAAGTTTTGCTAACAGCGTATATTGAATGGAAGGAGCAATGTGTAGATTTTTTTAATGGTATTTTCGCTTTTGGGGTGTGGGATGAACAATCCCAATCACTATTTTTATGTAGAGACCGACTTGGGGTAAAACCTTTGTATTATACAGAGCAACATGATGGTTTGCTTTTTGCATCTGAGGTGAAAGCATTGCTAGCACATCCTATGATAAAAGCTGCTGTAAATACAGAAGGATTAGCTAATATCATAGCTGTAGGACCTTCTCGAACACCAGGGAAGGCGCTTTTTCAAAATATTAACGAATTACGTCCGGGATATGCAATGCGCTTCTCAAGGGAGGGTATACGAATTTGGCAGTATTGGCGCTTGCAGAGCGAGTATCATGATGAGTCATTAGAAGATACAGTAGATCATGTCCGTTTTTTACTGACAGATGCAATTGAACGACAGCTTGTTTCGGATGTCCCAATTTGCACCTTCCTATCAGGTGGTTTAGATTCTAGTATTATTACAGGCATTGCATCCAACAGATTTCAGCTACAAGGGAAAGATAAGCTTCATACGTACTCTATAGATTATGAGGATAATGAGCGTTTTTTTAATCCGCATACATTTCAAACATCGACAGATACTTATTGGATAGAACAAATGACAAATACATTTAAAACGGACCATCATGCTGAAGAAATCTCTCAACAGCAATTAATTGATTTGTTAATGGAGTCTGTGATTGTTAGAGATTCACCAGGAATGGCAGATGTAGATTCATCATTATTATGGTTTTGTCGAGAAATTAAAAAGGACTTTACAGTTGCCTTATCAGGTGAATGTGCTGATGAAATTTTTGGAGGTTATCCATGGTTTACTGAGACGACAACAGGTTTTCCTTGGATTCGTTCACTAGCTGAAAGAACAACAATGCTACAAGATCGATGGCGTAAGAAATTAGCAGTTGAATCATACGTACAGCATGTTCATACACAAACAATAAATGAAGTGCCATATCTACAAGGGGAGAGTGTAGATATGGCAAGGCATCGTGAAATGTTTTATTTGAATATGGTATGGTTTATGCAAACATTGTTGGAACGAAAGGATCGCATGAGTATGGGAGCAAGTCTTGAGGTTCGTGTTCCATTTGCTGATCATCGTCTTGTGGAATATACATGGAATATTCCTTGGGAAATGAAAAATTTAGGTGGAATGGAAAAGGGATTACTTCGTAAAGCAATGGACCAACTATTGCCCAAAGAAGTATTGTATCGTAAAAAGAATCCGTACCCTAAAACTTATCATCCAGTTTATACGACGGGTGTTCAAAAATGGCTAGGGGAAATAATGAAGGATAAAAATTCAATTCTTCATGAATTATTTGAACGACAGAAGCTTATTGAGCTAATTGAATCTGGTGGTAGCTCTTTTAAAGTTCCTTGGTATGGGCAATTAATGGCAGGTCCTCAACTTTTGGCTTATTTAGGGCAAATTCATACATGGTTTGAACATTATAATATTCAATTAATTGAATCATAACTGAAAAGCATCAATCATCCCACATTAACGTAGGGGTGATTGATGCTTTTTTATATCCCAACAATCCATAAGTTTCTCAATGGAATGTTCTATTTCATGTACAGGTATACCTCCAAAGCCTAGTAAAAATTGTGCCTGTGATGCTGTAGTGTCTAGGAGGTAGTCCGATAATGGATAAATACCGATATCTGCATTAGAGGCGAGCTGTTGTAAATGTTTTTCAGATAGTTCATGCTGTACCTCTAACAATATATGCATCCCTGCTTGCTCTCCAGTTATTTTAATTTGCTTAGAATAATCTTCTAAAATTGAAGTAAGCTTATCATGTTTTTTACGATAAATTTTTCTCATCCGATTTAAATGTTTAGCAAAATGACCGTCCCGCATGAAATTAGCAACAATATGTTGATCGAATCTAGGTACTGTTGAGGAATAGTAATTAAATACGTCATTATAGGTTGCAAGCAATTTTGGTGGGAGGACAAAATAAGCAACTCGCAAGGATGGCATTAATGATTTTGTAAAGGTACTCATATAAAT
This genomic stretch from Lysinibacillus pakistanensis harbors:
- the asnB gene encoding asparagine synthase (glutamine-hydrolyzing); amino-acid sequence: MCGITGWASFQKDLRTSEEIIKLMTQTLEKRGPDDENIWCNEHIAFGHRRLAVIDLIGGKQPMTKIHEGSNYVITYNGELYNTEELRKELQNRGYTFTTHSDTEVLLTAYIEWKEQCVDFFNGIFAFGVWDEQSQSLFLCRDRLGVKPLYYTEQHDGLLFASEVKALLAHPMIKAAVNTEGLANIIAVGPSRTPGKALFQNINELRPGYAMRFSREGIRIWQYWRLQSEYHDESLEDTVDHVRFLLTDAIERQLVSDVPICTFLSGGLDSSIITGIASNRFQLQGKDKLHTYSIDYEDNERFFNPHTFQTSTDTYWIEQMTNTFKTDHHAEEISQQQLIDLLMESVIVRDSPGMADVDSSLLWFCREIKKDFTVALSGECADEIFGGYPWFTETTTGFPWIRSLAERTTMLQDRWRKKLAVESYVQHVHTQTINEVPYLQGESVDMARHREMFYLNMVWFMQTLLERKDRMSMGASLEVRVPFADHRLVEYTWNIPWEMKNLGGMEKGLLRKAMDQLLPKEVLYRKKNPYPKTYHPVYTTGVQKWLGEIMKDKNSILHELFERQKLIELIESGGSSFKVPWYGQLMAGPQLLAYLGQIHTWFEHYNIQLIES